The Schizosaccharomyces pombe strain 972h- genome assembly, chromosome: I genome contains a region encoding:
- the ppk1 gene encoding serine/threonine protein kinase Ppk1, with translation MNAQPFHNNTSDVQSFQDIISNSYQKPLSLVDSTDRALPDSSLSSLSRSTFQFHKHHLSGNENPQPSSESPYFTNNERLNSSSFPQIHDNQLSPSFNTSYQAIPSSSSNRSRGGPYTPSIRDDSLLALLSFSSNHRLHSMPSQLQPFNNASSYTTPMAPFTASFSNKVSHSAYPTRRLPSQAKKTSAIERVPVNLNFLQSDNLVVQSSPQTNFENFEFPKKIPSKEDLETREVLLLPPQTSKLSNKNLDTKSFTDVNKISQQGFVEISSNSSKVTPNTSLHQSFGIASSSSNNYMQTSSELTSSTEKMNGSHPLQLSNKSLLSIHLMQSKNQGHVSMTGSDKLSSHVQSETENAPVSKPSKPNTLTEDEKPLQSTKLPGNSLTVGELYQEPKSIQLPELSVSRTTYSAQSSSVKNCNERIPSAKALKKQKHLVPENKSKLQYVWQKKESLPYANLTSASNTHFFLSENQNDTSERLTRTLRKSTKNYTFGSYILGRTIGTGEFGKVKLGWPLPKANSTIHRSTPQVVIKIVLSTKQNCQTSRLMREVAILKGLGNNHPHIVKYLDFVKTKHHFGIVLDYVNGGELFDYILARRRLEDSVACRLFAQLISGVAYLHSRGVVHRDLKLENILLDTNRNIVIADFGFATTFGHFNTLSEHSLPTEKPDLFSTSCGSPCYAAPELVNCKSGMYAGTQADIWSCGVILYAMLAGYLPFDDDPHNPNGENVPRLYRYICSTPLIFPEFFKSKARDILKKILVPDPAKRVRMSAIMNHAYLRSHVSLFETYNDDEATSLRPSPIRLLSQKSLASVSSVSSISTYSSSIELTPQITKTSLNREKPALHGSINLKHSTRPVVPIADGIYASTTLHPIDNAKNRLVSLLRRPKHKVKHAKVETRESPMKNKPTKKQHKRAFSMFERPTSQKAPLSPVESKINLMVAPKRVLNCASDSLRALLAGKTDKSFWGSRIPFLFNKLKSKQKAVSSSFNTENSFLILQAVSPLTFGGCFKEENAYGQKKQHMRHATVF, from the coding sequence ATGAACGCTCAACCCTTTCATAACAACACTTCAGATGTGCAATCCTTTCAGGACATTATAAGCAATTCCTATCAAAAACCTTTGAGCTTAGTTGACAGTACTGATCGTGCACTACCGGATTCTTCTCTTTCAAGCTTATCACGATCTACCTTTCAATTTCACAAGCATCACCTTTCTGGCAATGAGAATCCTCAGCCCTCTTCCGAAAGCCCCTACTTCACTAACAATGAACGTTTGAATTCCTCTAGTTTCCCTCAAATCCATGATAATCAATTATCTCCATCTTTTAACACTTCTTATCAAGCCATTCCTTCCTCCTCCTCTAATCGATCCCGTGGTGGTCCTTACACCCCAAGCATTCGAGATGACTCTCTTCTAGCTTTACTCAGTTTCTCCTCGAATCATCGTCTGCATTCTATGCCCTCTCAACTTCAGCCTTTTAATAATGCATCATCATACACTACTCCAATGGCCCCTTTTACGGCATCCTTTTCTAACAAGGTTTCTCATTCTGCTTACCCCACAAGGAGGCTACCTAGTCAGGCAAAAAAAACATCGGCAATAGAGAGAGTTCCGGTCAATCTCAATTTCCTACAGTCGGACAACTTGGTTGTGCAGTCATCGCCGCAAacgaattttgaaaactttgaGTTTCCGAAAAAGATTCCatcaaaagaagatttgGAAACTCGTGAAGTGTTATTACTCCCTCCGCAAACGTCTAAACtctcaaacaaaaatttggacaccaaaagttttaccgatgttaacaaaatttcccAACAAGGATTTGTGGAAATCAgttcaaattcttcaaaagtTACCCCCAATACAAGCTTGCATCAATCCTTTGGCATAGCAAGCTCCTCTTCCAATAATTATATGCAGACATCGTCTGAACTTACCTCTTCTACCGAGAAGATGAATGGATCGCATCCTTTGCAATTGTCGAATAAGTCATTATTGTCGATCCATCTTATGCAGTCTAAAAACCAAGGTCATGTTTCGATGACAGGTTCAGATAAACTCTCTTCTCATGTACAGTCCGAAACCGAGAATGCTCCTGTAAGTAAACCAAGTAAACCAAATACTTTGactgaagatgaaaaacCTTTACAGTCTACGAAGCTCCCTGGAAATTCTCTTACTGTTGGTGAATTATACCAAGAACCCAAAAGTATCCAGCTGCCCGAATTGTCTGTTTCACGGACTACTTATTCGGCTCAATCCTCTTCTGTCAAAAATTGCAACGAACGCATTCCCTCTGCTAAAGCtctaaaaaagcaaaagcattTAGTTCCGgaaaacaaatcaaaattgCAATATGTATGgcagaaaaaagaaagccTCCCTTATGCTAACCTTACTTCCGCAAGTAATACGCACTTTTTTCTGTCGGAAAACCAGAACGACACTTCTGAACGGTTGACCCGTACTTTGAGAAAAAGCACAAAAAACTATACGTTTGGCTCTTATATATTGGGAAGGACAATCGGTACCGGCGAGTTTGGAAAGGTTAAACTTGGCTGGCCTTTACCAAAAGCCAATTCTACTATTCACCGCTCAACACCGCAAGttgtaattaaaatagTTTTGTCTACGAAGCAAAACTGTCAAACAAGCCGATTGATGCGAGAGGTGGCCATTTTAAAAGGTTTGGGTAATAATCACCCCCatattgtaaaatatttggattttgtaaaaactAAACATCATTTTGGTATAGTACTAGACTATGTTAATGGTGGTGAACTTTTTGATTATATACTGGCGCGCCGAAGACTTGAAGATTCGGTTGCTTGCCGACTGTTCGCACAATTAATAAGTGGTGTTGCCTATTTACATTCTCGAGGAGTGGTACATAGAGATCTGAAGTTGGAGAATATATTGCTAGATACTAATCGAAATATCGTAATTGCGGATTTCGGCTTTGCGACTACTTTTGGGCACTTTAATACTCTCAGTGAACACTCATTGCCCACGGAAAAGCCAGATTTATTTAGTACATCATGTGGATCGCCTTGTTATGCGGCCCCTGAATTAGTGAATTGCAAGTCTGGAATGTATGCTGGCACACAAGCAGATATTTGGAGTTGCGGTGTCATTTTATATGCAATGTTGGCTGGGTATCTACCATTTGACGATGATCCACACAATCCAAATGGAGAAAATGTCCCTCGACTCTATCGGTATATTTGCAGTACTCCTTTAATATTTCCGGAGttctttaaaagcaaagctCGCGAcattcttaaaaaaattttagttcCTGATCCAGCAAAACGTGTCCGAATGTCAGCAATTATGAATCACGCATATCTCCGGTCTCATGTGTCTCTATTTGAAACGTATAACGATGATGAAGCGACCTCACTGCGTCCGTCTCCCATCCGTTTGCTTTCTCAAAAATCTTTAGCTAGTGTTTCTTCAGTTTCGTCAATCAGCACTTACTCTTCTTCCATTGAATTGACTCCTCAGATCACAAAAACTTCATTAAATCGAGAAAAACCGGCATTACATGGCAGCATCAATCTTAAACACTCAACGAGGCCGGTTGTACCAATTGCAGATGGTATCTATGCTTCTACTACTCTTCATCCAATCGATAATGCTAAAAACCGCTTGGTTTCTTTACTGCGCCGTCCCAAGCATAAGGTTAAGCATGCCAAAGTTGAAACACGTGAATCTCCTATGAAAAATAAGCCAACTAAGAAACAACACAAGCGTGCATTTAGCATGTTTGAGAGGCCCACTTCTCAGAAAGCCCCATTGTCACCAGTAGAAAGCAAGATTAACCTTATGGTTGCTCCTAAACGTGTATTAAATTGTGCTTCAGATTCTTTAAGAGCTTTATTAGCAGGAAAGACGGATAAATCTTTTTGGGGTTCACGTATACCATTcttgtttaataaattgaaatcCAAACAGAAGGCTGTATCCAGCTCCTTCAATACGGAAAActcatttttaattcttcaaGCAGTTTCGCCTTTAACTTTTGGAGGTTGtttcaaagaagaaaacgCGTATGGGCAGAAGAAGCAGCACATGAGACACGCTACcgttttttaa